TATTGATTCCTTTTTCGTTAAAACTGCCCGGATCAGTGCTGCCATTGAATTCAAGAGGCGGCCAGGCTGGATCGATGACAACCCTCAGGGTTTTGTGTTTTTCGACAGCTGCCTTTTCCTGTTCAGTCAGTTCAATCTGGACAGAAGAATCCGTTATATTGAGGAGTTCATCAGAAACTGTATTCTGTGCATTTAGTGCTGCAATGGTGAAAATACTAAAAATAGATGCAAGATAGCGCCTGATCTTCATTCCCTGAATTATAAGTCAAATTTTCGTATTTTCAACTTTTAAAACAAAGTCTTTACATGTAAAAGGAGTTCCGCAGTAAATGAAGCACAGATGATTCTTTTTCAGATGTTTCCTTAAGAAAAAAAATCAGATACCGATAATAAAAACAGGAGATTACAGACTATGATACGCGGATGGTATATCGGTGCAAGCGGAATGACCGCACAGCAGAACAGGCTTGATGCTATTTCCAATAACCTTGCAAATGTAGATACGACAGGTTTTAAGAAAGATATTCCTGTAAGTAAGGAATTCAGCGAGCTTCTTTTACGCCGTTCCCGTGCAGACGGTGTCTATCCGACTGTTTTCGGTTCTGCAGACGTAAAGCCGATTATCGGTACCATCGGTCTTGGTGTAGAGACAAACGAGCTTTACACGGATTTTTCTCAGGGGTCTTTTAAAAATACAGAAACTAATACTGACATGGCATTGAGCGGAGAAGGTTTCTTTACGGTAAAAACTCCTATGGGAGAACGCTACACCAGAAACGGAAACTTTATTCTCGGAAAAGAGGGAATTCTCCTTACAAAAGAAGGATATCCGGTACAGGGAGAAAACGGCGACATTCACGTTGAAGATGATAAATTCATGGTTAATAAAGACGGAATGATTTATTCCAGGGAAGACGGAACTCTTGTTGACCGTATTAAACTTGTTCGTTTTGACAATGAACGTTACCTTCAGAAAACCGGTTCTTCCCTTTATAACACCAGCCGCTGGTCAGGAGATGCCCATATTGCAGAAGGTGATGAACGTCCGCAGATTGTGCAGGGATTTACAGAGACTAGTAACGTTAACGTTGTTAATGAAATGGTTCAGATGATTGAAGTTAACCGTGCCTATGAGGCAAACCAGAAGACTGTGCAGACACAGGATTCCATGATGGATACCCTCTGGTCTAAGGTTGTAACTGTAAATAGATAATAATAGGGGCAGGATAGAATTATGGTAAGAAGTTTATGGAATGCAGCAACCGGAATGAACGGACAGCAGGCTAATATTGATACTATCTCTAACAATCTTTCCAATGTTAATACGACAGGTTTCAAACAGCATCGTGCTGAGTTTGAAGACCTTGTATATCAGAATGTAAAGATGGCAGGAACTCCTGCTACTGAAGATACAGTTACTCCTGTAGGACTTCAGATGGGCTGCGGTGTAAAAATCGGTGCAACTCAGCGTATCATGAGTCAGGGTTCCCTTCAGCATACCGGTGTAGATACTGATATTGCAATTGTGGGAGAAGGTTTCTTCCGCGTTCAGCAGTATGACGGAAGCTGGGCTTATACCCGTGACGGTTCTTTTAAGGTGGATTCTACAGGCCAGATGGTTACGGCAAACGGACTCAGGCTTATGCCGGAAATTATTCTTCCTGAAGGTTTTCAGATTGAGACCCTTAATATAAATGATCTTGGTAAAGTAAGCGTAAAGGTTGACGGTCAGGTGGAACCTGTTGAAGTAGGGCAGCTTGAACTTTACCGCTTTCCGAATGCAGTAGGTCTTGAAAACACCGGAGACAATCTTTATAAGGTTACAAATGCTTCGGGAGATCCTGTAGCTTCCCGCCCGGGTAAAGACGGTATGGGTATTACAAGGCACCGTTATCTTGAAATGAGTAATGTAAGCGTTGTAAATGAAATGGTTCAGATGATTGTTGCCCAGAGAGCATACGAATTTAACTCAAAGGCAATACAGACCAGTGATTCCATGCTTCAGACTGCAAGTCAGTTAAAACGTTAAACCGTGATTTAATCTGAAGATGCTTAAATAAATAGAATTAATGTATGAAGGCTGTTTTTCCGATTTTTAAAGGGAACAGCCTTTTTTTTTGGAGGAAAAGCAGATGGCAGTCAGCGGAATAGGTGGAACTGGAATTACAGGAACTCTGTCAGACGGCTCATATATGGTTAATTCTGCAAGGGATAATCTTAAGCACGATGAATTCAAGCGGCTTGTAGAAGATGCAAGAAAAAATCTTGATGCTCCCAAAACCTCTGTGGGAGGAGTGTCTTCCAGCCAGATTGCCCGCAATCACCGTCTTAATGGGGATTATACTCAGGGATTCTACGGAACTTTTACTTCTGAAAAAGACAGGACTGCATCTCCACGGGGATTTGCAGCAAATTCTGCCTCTTCTTCCGGTAAGAAAATCGTAATAGACAGAACTTCTGATCTTTATGCTCAGAGCATGGAAATGGAAAACTATATGGTAAAGATGATGCTTTCTTCCATGAGGAATACCATTCAGCATACAAGTCTTTCCGGTGATGGAAATGATTATGCAAGAAACATGTATGAAGACATGATGTATGATAATCTTGCCGAAAGCCTGACTAAGAATTCTGGTTTCGGTATTGCCGACCAGATTTACATTGAACTTTCCGGTCAGCGCTAATTCTGATTGCGGCTAAAAAACGGCGTCATTTTTTTTTGATGCCGTTTTTTTTATATAAAATTTGATTACAGATAGAAAAATTAATAACAGATTATAGAATATATATCAAAAAAGGTGTCATTTTTTAAATAAATGTAGATTTTTTGGAGATTTTGGTCGAGAATGAAATTATAATATTATTGAAGTTGTTATTTTAAAACAAATTTTTGAGGATTTTAAGATGAAAAAAATAAGCAGCTTTTTTTTGTTGTCTGTAATTTCTGTTGTCTCACTTTTTGCCCAGGATTTCACTGAGCTTGAGACAGCATTAAAAAATGAGGACAGTGACGGACTTTTAACTGTTCTTGAAAACTCCGGTTCTTATTCAGAGAAGTTTGAGCAGCGGATTCTTGATGTTGCTGCAGAACTTATAATGAAGGGAAATGTCGATCTTGCTGCAGATTATACGGAAACCGTGCTTCTCTTTGATATGGACAATAAAAAGGCACAGGAAATGTACACGGCAATTGAAAAGGCCCGTAAAGATAAAATAAAAGAGCAGCAGGAAGCCGCTGTTGTGGCAGAAAAGAAAAAGGTTGAAGAAAAAGCCCGCCGCCTGCAGGAATATAAGTTTTCTGTTGCAGAGTACTATAGAAGCCTGAGAAAAGTATCGTACAGGAATTTTCCGGTGGAAATCGGATTGATTCCTCTTGCATTTGATTATGAAGCTTCTTCCTTTACAGAAACTGATTCATTTCTGCGCTATGGTTTTGGAGGAGAAGTTAAAGCAGCTTTTGTTCATCCAGGAATAAAATTTGACCTTAATCTTGATTATGTATATTCACCGGTTATGATTTCGTCAGAGGAAGGCGGGAAAGGTGAATTCAATTTAAGGGCTGCCGTTACCTCTCCAGTGTTTCCTGTTCCTCTTTCTCTTTCTGCCGGATACAGGAACCGTACTGTAAAAAGTAATGCTTCACTTTATAAAAGTATATCCAGTCCTTTGATCGGTATAGGAGTAAATGATTTTGAACTTATGCCGGATTTTTTCCTGACGGCTTTTTTCGATTTAGATCTTGCTTCATCAATGTCTGATTCCATGCAGGATTTTGCTTTTGGAGCAGAAGTTGACTTTAAGTATATTTTCCGGATTAAACCTATGCTGGGAATATATGTTGCAGAAAAAAACAGGTTTAATGCTTTTTTTATAGGGCATGAAAGTGAATCATACCTTGATTGTTTATTTAGTGCCGGGATAGTTTTAAATGGACGTTAAGCTGAAAAAAATCTGGATATGTTTATTTCTGTCTCTTTTTGCAGTTTTTACCCTGTTTTCCCAGGCAGCGGTAAACAGGGCTGCGGAACTTATAAATAAAAATATTATTGTCGGCAATACGGAAAAAGCTTATTCCTACGCTCTCTTTATAATTAAGTTTTACAATGGAGAGGAAATTCCGTATGAATATGAAACTGCCGTAAAGAAGGCTGTTGTTTCTCAGGCGGAATCCTATGTTAAGGCAGAAAACTGGGAGCTGCTTCTTGAACTTGAAAAGGAGGTTGCTCCCGGAGGTAAAGAAGTAAGGGCTGCTGCTGCACCTTATGTAAAGAAAGCAAGAGATTATTTTGAACAGATTGAAAAAGAAAAGGAACTTAAGAAAAAACAGGAGGATGCTCTTGTTGAAAAGATAAGGCAGACGGAAAAAACTCTGGAAGAAGAACAGGAGGTCTCCGGCGGAGGTGAAAATGCCGTTTCAGAAAGTTCCGAGGTTTCATCAGGGGGAATTTCAGCCGCGGAACTTGAAAAACTCCTGCAGGCTTTTGAATCAAGCAGAAAAGCTGAACTGGAACAGCAGGCCCGTGAAAGTGCCCGGCTTGAGCAGATAAGGCTTGAGCAGGAAAAGAAAATTGCAGAAAACGATGAAAGACGTCATGCAGAAATGACTGAACTTATTCGTTCAATGAATGAAAATTCTGAAAATGTTAAAAATACTGCAGCTGCAGAAAAAGACTTTAACAGATTTTTTATTCTTGTTCTGGTAACTGCAGTTTCTGCAGTAATTATTCTTCTCATAGTTTTTTTCAGCAGACAGCAGAAAATTCAAAGTGAACAGTTAAAAACAACTGTTCAGACAATGCAGGCCATGAGGACACAGCGTGTTCCTGCCATAACTGTAAACCCTTCCTTACTTACAGGCAGTACTTCAGATGCCGGGGCAGAGGCGCAGGAAGTCATGAGCTTAATAGAAACCTGCCGCAAGTATGGCAGTCAGATAGACAGTGTTACTCAGCGGAAAAATGTAACGACTCAGGTTGCAGAACTGGTTGTAAAAATCTGTACGGAGATGGGA
Above is a window of Treponema rectale DNA encoding:
- the flgF gene encoding flagellar basal-body rod protein FlgF; the protein is MIRGWYIGASGMTAQQNRLDAISNNLANVDTTGFKKDIPVSKEFSELLLRRSRADGVYPTVFGSADVKPIIGTIGLGVETNELYTDFSQGSFKNTETNTDMALSGEGFFTVKTPMGERYTRNGNFILGKEGILLTKEGYPVQGENGDIHVEDDKFMVNKDGMIYSREDGTLVDRIKLVRFDNERYLQKTGSSLYNTSRWSGDAHIAEGDERPQIVQGFTETSNVNVVNEMVQMIEVNRAYEANQKTVQTQDSMMDTLWSKVVTVNR
- a CDS encoding HD-GYP domain-containing protein yields the protein MDVKLKKIWICLFLSLFAVFTLFSQAAVNRAAELINKNIIVGNTEKAYSYALFIIKFYNGEEIPYEYETAVKKAVVSQAESYVKAENWELLLELEKEVAPGGKEVRAAAAPYVKKARDYFEQIEKEKELKKKQEDALVEKIRQTEKTLEEEQEVSGGGENAVSESSEVSSGGISAAELEKLLQAFESSRKAELEQQARESARLEQIRLEQEKKIAENDERRHAEMTELIRSMNENSENVKNTAAAEKDFNRFFILVLVTAVSAVIILLIVFFSRQQKIQSEQLKTTVQTMQAMRTQRVPAITVNPSLLTGSTSDAGAEAQEVMSLIETCRKYGSQIDSVTQRKNVTTQVAELVVKICTEMGCSRKDILLNYAAALVYDIGFLSIDSSILRADVLSKDQFEVLKTHTSNAEKMIFFVDEEYRPLFKDAVSKHHENMDGSGYPFGLKGKEIPFIARVLRVAESYVALISSRNYREIMDRNMAVSELENSSNLYDPDIVQALIAVV
- a CDS encoding rod-binding protein, coding for MAVSGIGGTGITGTLSDGSYMVNSARDNLKHDEFKRLVEDARKNLDAPKTSVGGVSSSQIARNHRLNGDYTQGFYGTFTSEKDRTASPRGFAANSASSSGKKIVIDRTSDLYAQSMEMENYMVKMMLSSMRNTIQHTSLSGDGNDYARNMYEDMMYDNLAESLTKNSGFGIADQIYIELSGQR
- the flgG gene encoding flagellar basal-body rod protein FlgG, whose amino-acid sequence is MVRSLWNAATGMNGQQANIDTISNNLSNVNTTGFKQHRAEFEDLVYQNVKMAGTPATEDTVTPVGLQMGCGVKIGATQRIMSQGSLQHTGVDTDIAIVGEGFFRVQQYDGSWAYTRDGSFKVDSTGQMVTANGLRLMPEIILPEGFQIETLNINDLGKVSVKVDGQVEPVEVGQLELYRFPNAVGLENTGDNLYKVTNASGDPVASRPGKDGMGITRHRYLEMSNVSVVNEMVQMIVAQRAYEFNSKAIQTSDSMLQTASQLKR